A window from Felis catus isolate Fca126 chromosome B1, F.catus_Fca126_mat1.0, whole genome shotgun sequence encodes these proteins:
- the CDKN2AIP gene encoding CDKN2A-interacting protein isoform X2 has product MAQEVSEYLSQNPRVAAWVEALRCDGETDKHWRHRREFLLRNAGDLAPTGGAAAANTEEAADAESGTRNRQLQQLISFSMAWANHVFLGCRYPQKVMDKILSMAEGIKVTGAPIHTTRDELVAKKG; this is encoded by the exons ATGGCGCAGGAGGTGTCGGAGTACCTGAGCCAGAACCCGCGGGTGGCCGCCTGGGTGGAGGCGCTGCGCTGCGACGGCGAGACTGACAAACACTGGCGCCACCGCCGGGAGTTTCTGCTCCGCAACGCCGGGGACCTGGCCCCGACTGGCGGCGCTGCCGCCGCCAACACGGAGGAAGCTGCGGACGCCGAGAGCGGGACCCGCAATCGGCAGCTGCAGCAGCTCATCTCCTTTTCCATGGCCTGGGCGAACCACGTCTTCCTCGGGTGCCG gtacCCACAAAAAGTTATGGATAAAATACTTAGTATGGCTGAAGGCATCAAAGTGACAGGTGCTCCAATCCATACCACAAGAGACGAACTGGTTGCCAAG aaGGGGTAG
- the CDKN2AIP gene encoding CDKN2A-interacting protein isoform X1 produces the protein MAQEVSEYLSQNPRVAAWVEALRCDGETDKHWRHRREFLLRNAGDLAPTGGAAAANTEEAADAESGTRNRQLQQLISFSMAWANHVFLGCRYPQKVMDKILSMAEGIKVTGAPIHTTRDELVAKVKKRGISSSNEGVEEPAKKRIMEGKNNSTVEQDHAKISAKTERASAQQENSSTCTGSSTKSESSGNSTRSSATSSQNSSTSDGDRSLSSQSSSSVSSQVTVAGSGKASESEAPDKHGSASFVSSLLKSSVNSHVTQSADSRQQSGSPKKSALEGSSVSASQSISEIEVPLLGSSGSPEGELPLLSSKPSSETASGGLTSKTSSEASVSSSASKNSSSSGISLLTPKSSTSTPASLLTSKSTSQVAASLLASKSSSQTSGSLVSKSPSLAGVSQLASKISSQTSTSQLPSKSTSQSSESSVKFSCCKLTNEDVKQKQPFFNRLYKTVAWKLVAVGGFSPNVNHGELLNAAIEALKATLDVFFVPLKELADLPQNKSSQESIVCELRCKSVYLGTGCGKSKENAKAVASREALKLFLKKKVVVKICKRKYRGSEIEDLVLLDEESRPVNLPPALKHPQELL, from the exons ATGGCGCAGGAGGTGTCGGAGTACCTGAGCCAGAACCCGCGGGTGGCCGCCTGGGTGGAGGCGCTGCGCTGCGACGGCGAGACTGACAAACACTGGCGCCACCGCCGGGAGTTTCTGCTCCGCAACGCCGGGGACCTGGCCCCGACTGGCGGCGCTGCCGCCGCCAACACGGAGGAAGCTGCGGACGCCGAGAGCGGGACCCGCAATCGGCAGCTGCAGCAGCTCATCTCCTTTTCCATGGCCTGGGCGAACCACGTCTTCCTCGGGTGCCG gtacCCACAAAAAGTTATGGATAAAATACTTAGTATGGCTGAAGGCATCAAAGTGACAGGTGCTCCAATCCATACCACAAGAGACGAACTGGTTGCCAAGGTGAAGAAAAGAGGGATATCGAGTAGCAATG aaGGGGTAGAAGAGCCGGCGAAAAAACGAATCATGGAAGGGAAAAACAATTCCACGGTTGAGCAAGATCATGCAAAAATTTCTGCCAAAACAGAACGTGCATCAGCTCAGCAGGAAAACAGCTCGACATGTACAGGGTCATCCACCAAATCAGAGAGCAGTGGGAACTCCACTCGAAGCTCTGCCACCTCGAGTCAGAATAGCTCTACAAGTGATGGAGACCGGTCTCTTTCCAGCCAAAGTAGTAGCAGCGTTTCCTCTCAGGTAACAGTGGCAGGGTCTGGAAAGGCTTCTGAGTCAGAAGCTCCAGATAAACATGGTTCAGCCTCgtttgtttcttcattgttgAAATCCAGTGTGAATAGTCATGTGACCCAGTCTGCTGATTCCAGACAACAGAGTGGATCACCTAAAAAGAGTGCTTTGGAAGGCTCTTCAGTCTCAGCTTCTCAAAGCATCTCAGAGATCGAGGTGCCCTTGTTGGGCTCCTCCGGAAGCCCAGAAGGAGAGTTGCCACTGTTGTCTTCTAAACCTAGTTCAGAGACAGCTTCAGGTGGGTTAACTTCCAAAACTAGTTCAGAGGCaagtgtttcctcctctgcttctAAAAATAGTTCCTCATCAGGCATATCCTTGCTCACTCCCAAAAGCAGCACATCCACACCTGCATCGCTGCTGACTTCCAAAAGCACTTCGCAGGTAGCCGCGTCGCTGTTAGCTTCCAAAAGCAGCTCCCAAACCAGTGGATCTCTAGTTTCCAAAAGCCCTTCCTTAGCAGGTGTGTCCCAGCTGGCCTCTAAGATTAGTTCTCAGACGAGCACATCACAGTTGCCTTCCAAAAGTACTTCGCAGTCCAGCGAGAGTTCTGTTAAATTCTCTTGTTGCAAGTTAACTAATGAAGATGTGAAACAGAAACAACCTTTTTTCAATAGACTGTATAAAACGGTGGCGTGGAAGCTGGTGGCCGTTGGCGGCTTTAGTCCCAACGTGAATCACGGAGAGCTCCTAAATGCGGCCATAGAGGCTCTGAAGGCCACACTGGATGTGTTTTTTGTTCCGCTAAAAGAACTGGCAGATCTGCCTCAAAACAAAAGCTCTCAAGAAAGCATTGTCTGTGAATTGAGGTGCAAGTCTGTGTATTTGGGCACCGGCTGtggaaaaagcaaagagaatgcAAAAGCTGTTGCATCAAGAGAAGCACTGAAGTTATTTCTCAAGAAGAAAGTAGTGGTAAAGATCTGTAAAAGGAAATACAGAGGCAGTGAAATAGAAGACCTGGTCCTTCTCGATGAAGAGTCAAGGCCTGTAAACTTACCTCCAGCATTAAAACATCCTCAAGAATTACTATAA